A single genomic interval of Rhizobium leguminosarum bv. trifolii WSM1325 harbors:
- a CDS encoding lipoic acid synthetase (KEGG: rec:RHECIAT_CH0002038 lipoate synthase protein~TIGRFAM: lipoic acid synthetase~PFAM: Radical SAM domain protein~SMART: Elongator protein 3/MiaB/NifB) — MVTILDTINPDAKRVRHPEKAHRPDTEVMRKPDWIRVKAPTSKGYAETRAIVKEHKLVTVCEEAGCPNIGECWDKKHATFMIMGEICTRACAFCNVATGKPNALDMAEPENVAKAVKEMGLSHVVITSVDRDDLEDGGAEHFEKVIWAIRAASPMTTIEILTPDFLKKPGALERVVAAKPDVFNHNMETVPGNYLTVRPGARYFHSVRLLQRVKELDPTMFTKSGIMVGLGEERNEVLQLMDDLRTADVDFLTIGQYLQPTRKHHKVESFVTPDEFKSYETVAYSKGFLMVASSPLTRSSHHAGDDFARLRAAREKKLLIAAE, encoded by the coding sequence ATGGTGACGATCCTCGATACGATCAATCCCGACGCCAAGCGCGTGCGGCATCCGGAGAAGGCGCATCGGCCTGATACGGAAGTCATGCGCAAGCCGGACTGGATTCGCGTCAAGGCGCCGACCTCCAAGGGTTATGCCGAGACGCGCGCGATCGTGAAGGAGCACAAGCTCGTCACCGTCTGCGAGGAGGCCGGCTGCCCGAATATCGGCGAGTGCTGGGACAAGAAGCACGCGACGTTCATGATCATGGGCGAGATCTGTACCCGCGCCTGCGCCTTCTGCAACGTCGCCACCGGCAAGCCGAATGCGCTCGACATGGCCGAGCCGGAGAATGTCGCCAAGGCGGTCAAGGAGATGGGCCTATCCCACGTCGTTATCACCTCGGTCGACCGTGACGACCTGGAGGACGGCGGCGCCGAACACTTCGAAAAGGTGATCTGGGCAATCCGTGCGGCCTCGCCGATGACGACGATCGAGATCCTGACGCCCGACTTCCTGAAGAAGCCGGGTGCGCTGGAACGCGTCGTCGCCGCCAAGCCCGACGTCTTCAACCACAATATGGAAACGGTGCCTGGCAACTATCTGACGGTTCGCCCTGGCGCCCGCTACTTCCATTCCGTCCGCCTGCTGCAGCGGGTGAAGGAACTCGACCCCACCATGTTCACCAAATCGGGCATCATGGTCGGTCTTGGCGAAGAGCGAAACGAAGTCCTCCAGCTGATGGACGATCTGCGCACAGCCGATGTCGACTTCCTGACGATCGGCCAGTACCTGCAGCCGACACGCAAGCACCACAAGGTCGAAAGCTTCGTCACGCCCGACGAGTTCAAGTCTTATGAGACCGTCGCCTACAGCAAGGGCTTCCTGATGGTCGCCTCCAGCCCGCTGACCCGCTCTTCCCACCATGCCGGCGACGATTTTGCCCGGCTGAGAGCGGCGCGCGAAAAGAAGCTGCTGATCGCCGCCGAGTAA
- a CDS encoding putative DNA topology modulation kinase FlaR-like protein (KEGG: ret:RHE_CH01942 putative DNA topology modulation kinase FlaR-like protein) gives MNITFGLKSALAEADRILVIGCPGSGKSTLAKRLSRALDLDYISMDRDFYWLPGWRKRPRNEIDSLIAKAVAEERWIMDGTGLSSFHLRLPRADAVIWLRLPRYACLYGAVSRTYRYFGRNRPELQRLSLDALAYIWNFERDAAPLIEVALQDHGLANSTVIIKSRKAANRFAALSA, from the coding sequence ATGAACATCACCTTCGGATTGAAATCGGCGTTGGCCGAAGCCGACCGTATCCTGGTGATCGGTTGCCCCGGCAGCGGCAAAAGCACGCTGGCAAAGCGGCTGTCGCGCGCGCTCGACCTTGACTACATCTCCATGGACCGCGACTTCTACTGGCTACCAGGCTGGAGAAAGAGGCCGCGCAACGAGATCGACAGCCTGATCGCCAAGGCGGTGGCGGAAGAACGCTGGATCATGGATGGAACCGGCCTCAGCTCCTTCCATCTTCGCCTGCCGCGCGCAGACGCCGTCATTTGGCTTCGGCTGCCCAGATATGCATGCCTGTACGGCGCGGTCTCGAGAACATACCGTTATTTTGGGCGCAACCGTCCCGAACTGCAACGCCTCTCGTTGGACGCGCTCGCCTATATCTGGAATTTCGAGCGCGATGCCGCACCTCTGATCGAGGTAGCACTTCAGGATCACGGGCTTGCAAATTCCACCGTCATCATAAAATCGCGCAAAGCAGCTAACCGGTTCGCCGCTCTTAGCGCTTGA
- a CDS encoding DNA topology modulation kinase FlaR-like protein (KEGG: DNA topology modulation kinase FlaR-like protein), with protein MMDQRVDLPPRQQITDLEQASEHIRTARRILVMGCSGGGKSTLSLKIAKRFGLSYISLDRDVFWLPGWVVRDRVEQRNIITSRILEERWIMDGTNPSSLDIRLPRTDLVVWVRMPRLLCIWGAISRWAKWIGRTRPEMAPGCIEKIDLEFLRFIWTFEEKFAPRLVAGIAEHGPEVPVLQLKSRRQMRELLDLLGRPD; from the coding sequence ATGATGGATCAGAGAGTAGACTTGCCGCCGCGTCAGCAGATCACCGATCTCGAACAGGCTTCGGAGCATATTCGCACAGCCCGCCGCATCCTCGTCATGGGTTGCTCGGGCGGCGGCAAATCCACGCTATCGCTGAAGATTGCCAAGCGCTTCGGGCTTTCCTACATTTCGCTCGATCGCGACGTATTTTGGCTTCCCGGCTGGGTGGTGCGCGACAGGGTCGAGCAGAGAAATATCATCACCAGTCGGATCCTCGAAGAACGTTGGATCATGGACGGCACGAATCCGTCTTCCTTGGACATTCGGTTGCCGCGCACCGATCTCGTCGTCTGGGTCCGCATGCCGCGGCTTCTCTGTATCTGGGGTGCAATCAGCCGGTGGGCGAAATGGATCGGCCGCACTCGCCCCGAAATGGCGCCGGGCTGTATCGAGAAGATCGATTTGGAATTCCTCCGCTTCATCTGGACTTTCGAGGAAAAATTCGCGCCGCGTCTCGTCGCGGGCATCGCCGAGCACGGCCCCGAAGTGCCGGTTCTTCAGCTAAAATCCCGCCGCCAGATGCGCGAGCTTCTTGATCTTCTCGGCCGGCCCGATTAA
- a CDS encoding cyclase/dehydrase (PFAM: cyclase/dehydrase~KEGG: rec:RHECIAT_CH0002041 putative oligoketide cyclase/dehydrase protein) has protein sequence MPQFETHRPVPHTPEQMFDLVADVERYPEFLPLCEALAIRSRKERDGKILLVADMTVGYKAIRETFTTQVLLNRAEHVIEVKYIDGPFKYLDNRWHFAETPYGGCTVDFFIDYEFKSRILGALMGSMFDRAFRMFTEAFETRANRIYTPV, from the coding sequence ATGCCGCAATTCGAAACGCACCGTCCCGTCCCGCACACGCCCGAGCAGATGTTCGATCTCGTCGCCGATGTCGAGCGCTATCCGGAATTCCTGCCGCTCTGCGAAGCGCTCGCCATCAGGAGCCGCAAGGAGCGCGACGGCAAGATCCTGCTCGTCGCCGACATGACGGTCGGCTACAAGGCGATCCGCGAGACCTTCACGACACAGGTGCTGCTCAACCGGGCCGAACACGTCATCGAGGTCAAATATATCGATGGCCCGTTCAAATATCTCGACAATCGCTGGCACTTTGCCGAGACGCCATATGGCGGCTGCACCGTCGATTTCTTCATCGATTACGAGTTCAAGAGCCGCATCCTGGGCGCGCTGATGGGCTCGATGTTCGACCGCGCCTTCCGCATGTTCACCGAAGCCTTCGAGACGCGCGCAAACAGGATCTACACGCCGGTTTGA
- a CDS encoding CinA domain protein (PFAM: CinA domain protein~KEGG: rec:RHECIAT_CH0002042 competence-damage inducible protein (nucleotide-utilizing enzyme)) produces MSVFPDDILSAAETIIHDFTAAGLMVSTAESCTGGLIAGALTEISGSSAVVDRGFVTYTNTAKIEMLGVQAETLLRFGAVSEETARQMVHGALFRSRAEIAVAVTGIAGPGGGSAEKPVGLVHLAAKSRDGTLIHRKMLYGDIGRSEVRLATIRTALEMVRSLLAA; encoded by the coding sequence ATGAGTGTTTTTCCCGACGATATCCTTTCAGCGGCGGAGACGATCATCCATGACTTTACGGCCGCAGGATTGATGGTCTCGACCGCCGAATCATGCACCGGCGGGCTGATCGCCGGAGCGCTGACGGAGATTTCGGGTTCGTCAGCCGTCGTCGACCGCGGCTTCGTCACCTATACGAATACCGCGAAGATCGAGATGCTCGGCGTGCAGGCGGAAACCCTGCTGCGCTTCGGGGCGGTCTCCGAGGAAACGGCGCGGCAGATGGTGCATGGCGCCCTCTTCCGCTCACGCGCCGAGATCGCCGTTGCCGTCACAGGCATTGCCGGCCCCGGCGGCGGATCGGCGGAAAAGCCGGTCGGCCTCGTGCATCTCGCCGCCAAATCGCGCGACGGCACGCTCATCCATCGCAAAATGCTCTATGGCGATATCGGCCGCAGCGAGGTTCGGCTGGCGACGATCAGGACGGCGCTGGAAATGGTGCGCTCGCTCCTTGCTGCCTGA
- a CDS encoding 2-C-methyl-D-erythritol 4-phosphate cytidylyltransferase (TIGRFAM: 2-C-methyl-D-erythritol 4-phosphate cytidylyltransferase; 2C-methyl-D-erythritol 2,4-cyclodiphosphate synthase~PFAM: MECDP-synthase; 4-diphosphocytidyl-2C-methyl-D-erythritol synthase~KEGG: rec:RHECIAT_CH0002043 ispDF) translates to MLQMPSKQPISAGIVIVAAGRGERAGSSKEGPKQYRMIGGKPVIVHTLENFMTWEAATEIVVVIHPDDEALFARAFRHIISATPIETVHGGATRQQSVLAGLRYLKDKQISHVLIHDAVRPFFDHDLLDRIAESLNAGAQAVLPAIPVTDTLKRADNTGTVLTTVSREHLYAAQTPQSFAFETILEAHEKAASSGRSDFTDDASIAEWLGIPVTIVEGTADNVKLTVKNDIAMADDKLSAPLLPDVRTGNGYDVHQLVVGDGVTLCGVFIPHDQKLKGHSDADVALHALTDALLATCGAGDIGDHFPPSDPQWKGAASRIFIEHAARIVRERGGTIMNADVSLIAEAPKVGPHRDAMRAKLSDYLGIDIERCSVKATTNETIGFVGRREGIAAIATATVVYRGRK, encoded by the coding sequence ATGCTGCAAATGCCTTCTAAGCAACCGATATCGGCTGGAATTGTCATCGTGGCCGCCGGCCGCGGCGAGCGCGCAGGATCATCCAAGGAAGGCCCCAAGCAGTATCGCATGATCGGCGGCAAGCCGGTTATCGTGCATACGCTTGAAAACTTCATGACATGGGAAGCGGCAACTGAGATCGTCGTCGTCATCCATCCCGATGACGAGGCGCTGTTTGCGAGAGCCTTCCGCCACATCATCTCGGCAACACCGATCGAAACGGTGCATGGGGGTGCGACTAGGCAGCAATCCGTGCTTGCCGGCCTCAGATACCTCAAGGACAAGCAAATCAGCCATGTGCTGATCCACGATGCCGTTCGGCCGTTCTTCGACCATGATCTCCTGGACCGCATTGCCGAGAGCCTTAATGCCGGCGCGCAGGCGGTCCTGCCGGCGATCCCGGTCACCGATACGCTGAAACGCGCCGACAACACAGGCACGGTGCTGACGACGGTTTCACGCGAGCATCTTTACGCTGCGCAGACGCCGCAATCCTTCGCCTTCGAAACGATCCTCGAGGCTCATGAGAAGGCGGCTTCAAGCGGGCGAAGCGATTTCACCGACGATGCCTCGATCGCCGAATGGCTGGGCATTCCGGTGACGATCGTCGAGGGCACGGCCGACAACGTCAAGCTGACGGTCAAGAACGATATCGCCATGGCCGACGACAAGCTGTCGGCTCCGCTGCTTCCGGACGTGCGCACCGGCAACGGCTACGACGTGCACCAGCTCGTAGTCGGCGATGGCGTGACACTCTGCGGCGTGTTCATTCCGCATGACCAGAAGCTCAAAGGACACTCCGATGCCGACGTCGCGCTGCATGCGCTGACGGACGCGCTGCTTGCCACGTGCGGCGCCGGCGATATCGGCGATCATTTCCCACCGTCCGATCCGCAATGGAAGGGGGCAGCTTCGCGGATCTTCATCGAGCATGCTGCCCGGATCGTGCGCGAGCGCGGCGGCACGATCATGAATGCCGACGTCTCGCTGATCGCCGAGGCGCCGAAGGTCGGCCCGCATCGCGACGCCATGCGGGCGAAACTATCGGACTATCTCGGCATTGACATCGAGCGTTGCTCGGTCAAGGCGACGACCAACGAGACGATCGGCTTCGTCGGCCGGCGCGAAGGCATCGCGGCGATTGCGACGGCGACCGTCGTCTATCGCGGGAGGAAATGA
- a CDS encoding TIM-barrel protein, nifR3 family (TIGRFAM: TIM-barrel protein, nifR3 family~PFAM: dihydrouridine synthase DuS; NADH:flavin oxidoreductase/NADH oxidase~KEGG: rec:RHECIAT_CH0002044 tRNA-dihydrouridine synthase protein), whose translation MCPKDNHLISKDLAAPFQIGPVSVRNRVVLAPMSGVTDMPFRELAWRFGAGLVVTEMVASRELVNDTAESWSRLSAAGFRPHMVQLAGREAHWMAEAAKIAADHGADIIDINMGCPAKKVIGGYSGSALMRDPDHALGLIEATVKAVDIPVTLKMRLGWDENSINAPDIARRAEAAGIQLVTIHGRTRMQFYEGRADWDAIRAVREVISIPLIANGDVETASDAQEILRRSGADAVMIGRGCQGRPWHAGVISGAPAPQSLKIADIAVEHYRMMLDFYGEAVAIRHARKHLGWYLQRFAPDLSGPEKAEIMTSRDPREVAARLYDALAASVVDSREAA comes from the coding sequence GTGTGCCCGAAAGATAATCATTTGATTTCCAAGGACCTCGCAGCGCCTTTCCAAATCGGACCCGTGTCCGTGCGGAACCGCGTTGTACTGGCGCCGATGTCCGGCGTCACGGATATGCCCTTCCGCGAGCTTGCCTGGCGCTTCGGCGCTGGCCTCGTCGTCACCGAGATGGTGGCGAGCCGTGAACTGGTCAACGACACGGCCGAATCCTGGTCGCGGCTTAGCGCTGCGGGCTTCCGGCCGCATATGGTGCAGCTTGCCGGGCGCGAGGCGCACTGGATGGCGGAGGCGGCCAAGATCGCCGCCGATCACGGCGCCGATATCATCGACATCAACATGGGTTGCCCGGCAAAGAAAGTGATCGGCGGTTATTCCGGCTCGGCGCTGATGCGCGATCCCGATCACGCGCTCGGCCTCATCGAGGCGACGGTCAAGGCCGTCGACATTCCGGTGACGCTGAAGATGCGCCTTGGCTGGGATGAGAATTCGATCAACGCGCCTGATATCGCCCGCCGCGCCGAGGCGGCCGGCATCCAGCTTGTGACCATTCATGGGCGCACCCGCATGCAATTCTATGAAGGCCGCGCCGATTGGGATGCGATCCGCGCCGTCCGCGAGGTGATCTCCATTCCGCTGATCGCCAACGGTGATGTCGAAACGGCAAGCGATGCGCAGGAAATATTGCGCCGCTCCGGCGCCGATGCCGTGATGATCGGCAGGGGCTGCCAGGGCAGGCCATGGCATGCCGGCGTCATATCGGGGGCGCCCGCACCGCAATCCCTGAAGATCGCCGATATCGCCGTCGAGCATTACCGGATGATGCTGGATTTCTACGGCGAGGCGGTGGCGATCCGCCATGCCCGCAAGCACCTTGGCTGGTATCTCCAGCGTTTCGCGCCTGATCTGTCAGGCCCTGAAAAGGCTGAGATCATGACCTCGCGCGACCCGCGCGAGGTGGCCGCGCGCCTTTACGATGCATTGGCGGCCAGTGTTGTCGACAGCCGGGAGGCGGCATGA
- a CDS encoding signal transduction histidine kinase, nitrogen specific, NtrB (PFAM: ATP-binding region ATPase domain protein; PAS fold domain protein; histidine kinase A domain protein~SMART: ATP-binding region ATPase domain protein; histidine kinase A domain protein~KEGG: ret:RHE_CH01947 nitrogen regulation (two-component sensor histidine kinase) protein), whose protein sequence is MTKDMTSPSDHAGGTVAMAVLNAIQNPVIMVDESGFVVFANWEAEAFFGASASHLARYRISTFIPFGSPLLALIDQVRERKAPVNEYRVDLSSPRLGQDKLVDLYVAPVLSEPGAVVIVFQERSMADKIDRQLTHRAAARSVTGLASMLAHEIKNPLSGIRGAAQLLEQSADDDDRALTRLICDETDRIVSLVDRMEVFSDERPVDRMPVNIHSVLDHVKAVAKAGFARNIRVTESYDPSLPAVYANRDQLVQVFLNLVKNAAEAVGDRPDGEIMLTTAYRPGIRLSVAGTREKISLPLEFCVHDNGPGVPLDLLPHLFDPFITTKPNGSGLGLALVAKIIGDHGGIIECDSQNSRTTFRVLMPASKDASLEDASIASSTGPSR, encoded by the coding sequence ATGACGAAGGATATGACATCTCCGTCCGATCACGCCGGCGGGACCGTCGCCATGGCCGTGCTGAACGCCATCCAGAACCCCGTCATCATGGTCGACGAATCCGGCTTCGTCGTTTTCGCCAATTGGGAGGCGGAGGCCTTCTTCGGCGCCAGCGCCTCGCATCTGGCGCGTTACCGGATTTCGACTTTCATTCCTTTCGGCAGCCCGCTGCTTGCCCTGATCGACCAGGTGCGCGAGCGCAAGGCGCCGGTCAACGAATATCGCGTCGACCTGAGTTCGCCCCGCCTCGGCCAGGACAAGCTCGTCGATCTCTACGTCGCCCCGGTGCTCAGCGAGCCCGGCGCCGTCGTCATCGTCTTTCAGGAACGCTCGATGGCCGACAAGATCGACCGGCAGCTGACGCATCGCGCCGCCGCCCGCTCGGTGACCGGTCTTGCCTCGATGCTGGCGCACGAGATCAAAAACCCGCTCTCCGGCATCCGCGGCGCCGCCCAGCTGCTCGAACAATCTGCGGACGACGACGATCGGGCGCTGACCCGGCTGATCTGCGACGAGACCGATCGCATCGTTTCGCTGGTCGACCGGATGGAAGTCTTTTCCGACGAACGCCCTGTCGACCGCATGCCGGTCAATATCCATTCGGTGCTCGATCATGTGAAGGCGGTCGCCAAGGCGGGTTTTGCCCGCAACATTCGGGTCACCGAGAGTTACGATCCGTCGCTGCCGGCCGTCTATGCCAATCGCGACCAGCTCGTCCAGGTCTTCCTCAATCTGGTGAAAAACGCCGCCGAAGCGGTCGGCGATCGGCCGGACGGCGAAATCATGCTGACGACGGCCTATCGCCCCGGCATCCGTCTTTCGGTCGCCGGCACGCGCGAAAAGATCTCGCTGCCGCTGGAATTCTGCGTCCACGATAACGGCCCGGGCGTTCCCCTCGATCTGTTGCCGCATCTCTTCGATCCCTTCATCACCACCAAGCCGAACGGCAGCGGCCTCGGCCTGGCGCTGGTCGCCAAGATCATCGGCGATCACGGCGGCATCATCGAATGCGACAGCCAGAACAGCCGCACGACATTCCGCGTTCTCATGCCGGCGTCGAAGGACGCCTCGCTTGAAGACGCCTCTATAGCAAGCTCGACAGGACCTTCTCGATGA
- a CDS encoding nitrogen metabolism transcriptional regulator, NtrC, Fis Family (KEGG: rec:RHECIAT_CH0002046 two-component response regulator nitrogen regulation protein~TIGRFAM: nitrogen regulation protein NR(I)~PFAM: sigma-54 factor interaction domain-containing protein; helix-turn-helix Fis-type; response regulator receiver; ATPase associated with various cellular activities AAA_5~SMART: response regulator receiver; AAA ATPase), whose translation MTATILVADDDAAIRTVLNQALSRAGYDVRITSNAATLWRWISAGEGDLVVTDVVMPDENAFDLLPRIKKARPDLPVLVMSAQNTFMTAIKASEKGAYDYLPKPFDLTELIGIIGRALSEPKRKPAKLEDDMQDGMPLVGRSAAMQEIYRVLARLMQTDLTLMITGESGTGKELVARALHDYGKRRNGPFVAINMAAIPRDLIESELFGHEKGAFTGAQTRSTGRFEQAEGGTLFLDEIGDMPMDAQTRLLRVLQQGEYTTVGGRTPIRTDVRIVAATNKDLKQAINQGLFREDLYYRLNVVPLRLPPLRDRAEDIPDLVRHFIQQAEKEGLGSKRFDQEALELMKAYAWPGNVRELENLIRRLMALYPQDVITREIIDAELRSDVPDSPIDKGPMRSGSMTIAQAVEENMRSYFAGFGDNLPPPGLYDRVLTEMEYPLILAALTATRGNQIKAADLLGLNRNTLRKKIRELGVSVYRSSRTA comes from the coding sequence ATGACAGCCACGATCCTCGTTGCAGATGATGATGCGGCCATCCGGACCGTGCTCAACCAGGCTTTGAGCCGCGCCGGTTATGACGTTCGCATCACCTCCAACGCCGCTACCCTCTGGCGCTGGATTTCGGCAGGCGAGGGCGATCTGGTCGTCACCGATGTGGTGATGCCCGACGAAAACGCCTTCGATCTGCTGCCGCGCATCAAGAAGGCGCGGCCCGACCTGCCGGTCCTCGTCATGAGCGCCCAGAACACCTTCATGACTGCCATCAAGGCCTCGGAGAAGGGCGCCTACGACTATCTGCCGAAGCCCTTCGATCTCACCGAGCTGATCGGCATCATCGGCCGGGCGCTCTCCGAGCCGAAGCGCAAGCCCGCCAAACTCGAGGACGACATGCAGGACGGCATGCCGCTCGTCGGCCGCTCGGCGGCGATGCAGGAAATCTATCGCGTGCTCGCCCGACTGATGCAGACGGACCTGACGCTGATGATCACCGGCGAATCCGGCACCGGCAAGGAGCTCGTCGCCCGCGCGCTGCATGATTACGGCAAGCGCCGCAACGGCCCGTTCGTCGCAATCAACATGGCGGCGATCCCGCGTGACCTGATCGAATCCGAACTCTTCGGCCATGAGAAGGGCGCCTTCACCGGCGCCCAGACGCGCTCGACCGGCCGCTTCGAGCAGGCCGAAGGCGGCACGCTCTTCCTCGACGAGATCGGCGATATGCCGATGGACGCCCAGACGCGGCTCTTACGCGTCCTGCAGCAGGGTGAATACACCACCGTCGGCGGCCGCACGCCGATCCGCACCGATGTGCGCATCGTTGCCGCCACCAACAAGGACCTGAAGCAGGCGATCAACCAGGGCCTCTTCCGCGAGGATCTGTACTACCGCCTCAATGTCGTGCCGCTGCGCCTGCCGCCGCTGCGCGACCGCGCCGAGGACATTCCCGATCTGGTGCGCCATTTCATCCAGCAGGCGGAAAAGGAAGGTCTCGGCTCAAAGCGCTTCGATCAGGAAGCGCTCGAACTGATGAAGGCTTATGCCTGGCCGGGCAACGTTCGCGAGCTGGAAAACCTCATCCGCCGTCTGATGGCGCTTTACCCGCAGGATGTGATCACCCGCGAGATCATCGACGCGGAACTTCGCTCCGACGTGCCCGACAGCCCGATCGACAAGGGGCCGATGCGCAGCGGCTCGATGACGATCGCGCAAGCCGTGGAAGAGAACATGCGCAGCTATTTCGCAGGCTTCGGGGACAATCTGCCGCCGCCCGGCCTCTATGACCGTGTGCTGACCGAAATGGAATACCCGCTGATCCTCGCCGCCCTGACGGCGACGCGCGGCAACCAGATCAAGGCGGCCGATCTTCTCGGTCTCAACCGCAACACCTTGCGCAAGAAGATCAGGGAACTTGGCGTCTCGGTCTACAGGAGTTCCCGCACCGCCTGA